From Neobacillus sp. PS2-9, the proteins below share one genomic window:
- a CDS encoding response regulator transcription factor: protein MRILVIEDSKSVCSMIEMFFAKEGIEGEFVNDGLEGYNRFKSETWDALIVDWMLPSMDGVTICRKIREEKFTVPIIMLTAKDSESDQVLGLEMGADDYVTKPFSPLTLMARIKAVTRRFQTQIPMEQKNMVQTEYFNVNKDTREVIVDGTPITNLTPKEFDLLYFMVEHPRQVFSREQLLESVWGYQFYGDERTVDVHIKRLRKKVETTSQPFFHTVWGVGYKFDESIKTDQV, encoded by the coding sequence TTGAGAATATTAGTGATTGAAGATAGTAAGAGTGTTTGCTCGATGATTGAAATGTTTTTTGCAAAAGAAGGAATTGAGGGAGAATTTGTAAATGATGGTCTAGAAGGCTATAACCGCTTTAAAAGTGAAACTTGGGATGCGCTAATTGTTGATTGGATGCTGCCAAGTATGGATGGAGTAACTATTTGCAGAAAGATTCGCGAAGAGAAGTTTACAGTTCCGATTATTATGTTAACTGCAAAGGATAGTGAATCTGATCAAGTGTTAGGTTTAGAAATGGGTGCAGATGATTATGTGACAAAGCCTTTTAGTCCTCTTACACTAATGGCAAGAATTAAGGCAGTAACGCGAAGATTCCAAACGCAGATTCCAATGGAGCAGAAAAATATGGTTCAAACAGAATATTTTAATGTCAATAAAGATACTAGAGAAGTGATTGTTGACGGTACACCAATAACCAACTTAACACCAAAGGAATTTGATCTTCTGTACTTTATGGTGGAGCATCCACGGCAAGTCTTTTCAAGAGAGCAGTTGCTTGAAAGTGTTTGGGGATATCAGTTTTACGGTGATGAAAGAACGGTTGATGTTCATATTAAAAGGCTACGGAAGAAGGTTGAGACCACTTCACAGCCATTCTTTCATACTGTTTGGGGAGTAGGGTATAAATTTGATGAGTCCATCAAAACCGATCAAGTTTAA
- a CDS encoding RAxF-45 family protein gives MKRSIFVRVQWLEALYFCRAIFHDVVSKGGSLPFYRNCIMNLER, from the coding sequence ATGAAACGTTCTATTTTTGTTCGCGTGCAATGGCTTGAAGCGCTTTATTTTTGTCGCGCGATTTTTCATGATGTGGTTTCCAAAGGGGGAAGTCTGCCCTTTTATAGAAACTGCATAATGAATTTAGAACGATAA
- a CDS encoding sensor histidine kinase has protein sequence MFDRFYRADLSREKGGSGLGLSIAKSIVHAHNGKIYANSTPGVGSVFTVIFEEKK, from the coding sequence ATTTTTGACCGTTTTTATCGAGCAGATTTATCAAGAGAAAAGGGAGGCTCTGGGTTAGGACTTTCTATTGCGAAATCGATTGTTCACGCTCATAACGGAAAAATTTATGCCAACAGTACTCCGGGTGTTGGCAGCGTGTTTACGGTTATATTTGAGGAAAAAAAATAA
- a CDS encoding phosphotriesterase-related protein codes for MKNVETVTGPIPVDKLGKTLIHEHFIFGYPGFQGDVTLGPFKEEEFLEAAIAVARQIQSFGVQTVVDPTPNECGRDPLFLKKVSEATGLQIICATGYYYEGEGAPPYFKFRQALGTAEEEIYEMYKKEISEGIAGTGVKPGIIKLASSKDQITEYEKMFFRAAARVQKETGIVILTHTQEGTMGPDQARMLIELGADPSKIIIGHMCGNTNPEYHKEVMDQGVRIGFDRFGIQGMVGAPFDQERVATLMDLLDAGYEDQILLAHDSVNIWLGRPPIMNEQVMKIMENWHPGHIFENILPTLRENGVTETQIDKMLGRNAEALFTGAPSKVF; via the coding sequence ATGAAAAATGTTGAAACAGTTACAGGTCCAATTCCCGTTGATAAACTTGGAAAGACACTTATTCATGAACACTTTATTTTTGGATATCCAGGATTCCAAGGTGACGTAACTCTAGGTCCTTTTAAGGAAGAAGAGTTCTTAGAAGCAGCTATTGCTGTAGCAAGACAAATCCAGAGTTTTGGTGTTCAAACGGTTGTGGACCCGACTCCTAATGAATGTGGTAGAGATCCACTATTCTTAAAAAAAGTTTCAGAAGCAACTGGATTACAAATTATTTGTGCGACCGGATATTATTATGAAGGGGAGGGGGCTCCTCCATACTTCAAGTTCAGACAGGCATTAGGTACTGCTGAAGAAGAAATTTATGAAATGTATAAAAAAGAGATATCAGAAGGAATTGCCGGAACAGGAGTTAAACCAGGCATTATTAAGCTAGCATCCAGCAAAGACCAGATTACTGAGTATGAAAAAATGTTCTTCCGGGCTGCAGCAAGGGTACAAAAGGAAACTGGCATCGTAATCTTAACTCATACACAAGAAGGAACAATGGGTCCAGATCAGGCGAGAATGTTAATTGAACTTGGTGCTGACCCAAGTAAGATTATTATTGGTCATATGTGCGGAAATACTAACCCTGAATACCATAAGGAAGTCATGGACCAGGGAGTCAGAATCGGGTTTGACCGGTTTGGAATCCAAGGAATGGTTGGAGCACCATTCGACCAAGAAAGAGTGGCAACTTTAATGGATTTGTTGGATGCTGGTTACGAAGATCAAATTTTACTAGCTCATGATTCCGTTAATATTTGGTTAGGACGGCCTCCAATTATGAACGAGCAAGTGATGAAAATAATGGAGAATTGGCACCCTGGTCATATCTTTGAAAACATCCTACCAACACTTAGAGAGAATGGGGTAACAGAGACACAAATCGATAAAATGCTAGGCAGGAACGCTGAAGCATTGTTTACTGGAGCACCATCAAAAGTTTTTTAA
- the abc-f gene encoding ribosomal protection-like ABC-F family protein, which yields MIICSVNHIAKSYGGNLIFKDVSFEILEGCRIGLVGRNGGGKTTLMKLLANQETVDEGVIHRKKGLKIGYLAQIPDYKSLTVKEVLKTAFAQLIDVETKLQQLEIEMGQEIAPPHLQRLMDQYGKLQDDFIVNGGYEMDAQLERIANGLNITRLLDKDFSSLSGGEKTKVGLGLSLLINPDLLLLDEPTNHLDLKAIEWLGTFLNEFKGTIILISHDRYFLDEVVNKVLEMEDGEVDLYHTNFSGYVKEKEERLLREFQEYQEQQRKIKKMKEAIKRLRDWANRSNPPSAALHKRATNMQRALDRIEKLERPKIDVKKMAIDFEANDRSGKDVIVLEEVSKAYGNRTLFENVNMFVQYKDRVAIVGENGTGKSTLLKMILKQMEADKGIVKVGSNVKLGYLSQHVFGDIGDESLIDVFRSEVVVNEGEARHILARFLFYGPAVFRKVNLLSGGERMRLRLAQLMYQDINLLILDEPTNHLDIDSCEVLEEALEQFNGTILAVSHDRYFLNKLFNKIYWLQNGKIHFFDGNYNWAKEKLLEFETKQVYKSPTITPKAPLQGKIGEEKDTLKVDDIEERIEKIESELHQLKKMLEEESELNSLQKIYLEIENKENERDQLYTLLDEVV from the coding sequence ATGATCATTTGTAGCGTAAATCATATAGCAAAATCCTATGGTGGAAATCTGATTTTTAAAGACGTATCATTTGAGATTCTTGAAGGATGCCGGATTGGACTCGTAGGCCGTAATGGTGGCGGAAAAACAACCTTAATGAAATTATTAGCTAATCAAGAAACAGTGGATGAAGGTGTCATCCATCGGAAAAAAGGGTTGAAAATTGGATATTTGGCACAGATTCCTGACTATAAAAGCCTAACAGTTAAGGAAGTTTTAAAAACTGCTTTTGCCCAATTAATAGATGTTGAAACAAAACTTCAACAATTAGAAATAGAAATGGGGCAGGAAATCGCTCCACCTCATTTGCAAAGGCTAATGGATCAGTATGGAAAACTTCAGGATGATTTTATAGTAAATGGCGGCTATGAAATGGACGCTCAATTGGAGCGGATTGCAAACGGCCTCAATATTACCAGACTCCTTGACAAAGACTTCTCATCTCTAAGCGGCGGCGAGAAAACGAAGGTTGGTCTTGGTTTAAGCTTACTGATTAATCCCGATCTCCTACTACTTGATGAACCAACCAACCATTTAGATCTTAAGGCAATTGAATGGCTGGGAACATTCCTTAATGAATTTAAGGGAACAATCATTCTTATCTCGCATGACCGTTACTTTTTAGATGAAGTAGTTAATAAAGTACTGGAAATGGAAGATGGAGAAGTTGATTTGTACCATACGAATTTCAGTGGTTATGTAAAGGAGAAAGAAGAGAGGTTATTAAGAGAATTTCAGGAGTATCAGGAACAACAACGAAAAATTAAGAAAATGAAAGAAGCGATTAAGCGGCTTCGCGATTGGGCCAATCGATCCAATCCTCCGAGTGCTGCACTTCATAAACGTGCAACCAATATGCAAAGGGCACTTGACCGAATCGAAAAACTAGAACGTCCGAAGATTGATGTGAAGAAAATGGCGATCGACTTTGAGGCCAATGACCGCAGCGGGAAAGATGTAATCGTCCTTGAGGAGGTATCTAAGGCATATGGTAATCGCACCCTTTTCGAAAATGTAAACATGTTTGTTCAATATAAAGACCGAGTGGCGATTGTCGGTGAAAACGGAACGGGAAAATCGACGTTATTAAAAATGATATTAAAGCAAATGGAAGCAGATAAAGGAATTGTCAAGGTAGGAAGCAATGTTAAATTGGGCTATTTATCACAGCATGTCTTTGGGGATATTGGTGATGAATCGTTAATTGACGTTTTTCGATCTGAAGTTGTGGTAAACGAAGGAGAAGCACGTCATATTTTAGCCCGATTCTTGTTTTACGGACCGGCTGTATTTCGGAAAGTAAATCTGCTTAGCGGTGGTGAGAGAATGAGGCTAAGATTGGCGCAGTTGATGTATCAGGATATCAATCTGCTGATATTGGATGAACCAACGAACCATTTAGATATTGATTCGTGTGAAGTACTTGAAGAAGCACTTGAACAATTTAACGGTACGATTTTAGCTGTTTCCCATGACCGTTATTTCCTTAATAAATTATTTAACAAAATCTATTGGCTTCAGAATGGTAAAATTCACTTTTTTGATGGAAATTACAACTGGGCAAAAGAGAAATTGCTGGAATTTGAAACAAAACAAGTTTATAAATCACCCACCATTACTCCAAAAGCACCTCTACAAGGAAAAATAGGAGAAGAAAAGGATACGCTGAAGGTGGATGACATCGAGGAGAGAATAGAGAAAATTGAATCGGAGCTACACCAGCTTAAAAAAATGCTTGAGGAAGAAAGCGAGCTCAATTCCCTGCAAAAAATTTATTTGGAAATAGAGAATAAGGAAAATGAACGAGACCAACTATACACCTTGCTTGATGAAGTTGTGTAA
- a CDS encoding HAMP domain-containing sensor histidine kinase, translating into MSPSKPIKFKYFYQQFFSHISIIIVAFLILSLLFAHYVENLVYQNKADELISYGKAILTDMKETPFATKEIMNQYSTVLAARKMSFSMFDEDGNLYLVGKRGPAIKGLSDKEWKKITEGQTLIVQSDFKRFGQEGVTFVVLPYHDNGRFVGGILLTSPISGSSDMIRQINKFLLYTILIASAVSLLLSWFLSRIHVNRIKRLREATSLVSAGNYHVNVKSSNFDEIGELAKDFNHMVDKINTSMEEIESLENRRRQFMADVSHEMRTPLTTISGVIEGLRNNMIPEKDKEKGINLVSHEAKRLIRLVNENLDFEKIRSNQIQLFREDIQLLEVLEIIQEQLLLQAEEKNNKLIVDVEPDIMVNADYDRLVQILINITKNSIQFTTNGTIWLRGKMNVNWVIIEVEDTGIGIDPNELENIWRRFYKADISRTSNPYGEFGLGLSIVKQLVLLHNGEIEVFSEKGKGTKFVIRFQKIH; encoded by the coding sequence ATGAGTCCATCAAAACCGATCAAGTTTAAATATTTCTATCAGCAGTTTTTTAGCCATATTAGTATTATTATTGTTGCCTTTTTAATTCTAAGTCTCTTGTTTGCTCATTATGTGGAAAATTTAGTTTATCAGAATAAGGCAGATGAACTTATTTCGTATGGCAAAGCCATTTTAACAGATATGAAAGAAACTCCTTTCGCGACTAAGGAAATTATGAATCAATATAGTACAGTATTAGCTGCACGAAAAATGAGTTTTAGTATGTTTGATGAGGATGGTAATCTGTATTTAGTTGGGAAACGCGGACCAGCTATTAAAGGGTTATCTGATAAGGAATGGAAGAAAATTACCGAAGGACAAACACTCATAGTACAAAGTGATTTTAAAAGGTTTGGACAGGAGGGGGTAACATTTGTTGTCTTACCTTATCATGATAATGGGAGATTTGTTGGCGGAATTTTGTTAACTTCCCCTATTAGTGGTTCTAGCGATATGATTCGTCAAATCAATAAATTTTTACTCTATACAATTTTAATTGCCTCTGCTGTTTCGTTGTTATTAAGCTGGTTTTTATCAAGAATACATGTAAACCGTATTAAACGTCTTCGTGAAGCGACATCACTTGTTTCAGCGGGAAATTATCATGTTAATGTAAAATCTTCCAATTTTGATGAGATTGGTGAGTTAGCAAAGGATTTTAATCATATGGTGGATAAAATTAATACGTCAATGGAAGAAATCGAGAGTCTTGAAAACAGAAGAAGGCAGTTTATGGCAGATGTTTCTCATGAGATGAGGACGCCTTTAACGACCATCAGTGGAGTAATTGAGGGATTGAGAAATAATATGATTCCTGAGAAAGACAAAGAAAAGGGTATTAATCTTGTCAGTCACGAAGCCAAAAGATTAATTCGGCTTGTCAATGAAAACCTAGATTTTGAGAAAATTCGTTCCAATCAAATCCAATTGTTTAGAGAAGACATACAGCTTCTAGAAGTATTGGAAATCATCCAAGAACAATTATTACTACAGGCGGAAGAGAAAAATAATAAGCTCATTGTCGATGTAGAACCGGATATCATGGTGAATGCCGACTATGACCGCCTTGTTCAAATCTTGATCAACATTACCAAAAATAGCATTCAATTTACTACTAATGGGACTATTTGGTTAAGAGGAAAAATGAATGTGAACTGGGTTATTATTGAAGTAGAAGATACGGGGATTGGAATTGACCCAAATGAATTAGAAAATATATGGCGTCGTTTTTACAAAGCCGATATCTCAAGAACAAGTAACCCATATGGGGAGTTTGGTTTAGGTCTTTCGATTGTAAAACAATTGGTATTGTTGCATAACGGCGAAATTGAAGTGTTTAGTGAAAAAGGAAAAGGGACCAAATTTGTGATTCGTTTTCAAAAAATACACTGA
- a CDS encoding Na+/H+ antiporter NhaC family protein, whose amino-acid sequence MLLLIVTISGVIWSVSFHYPLVAGFFPGYVILVVLARKKYNSLRVILQISVTGIQKTKIVIIILSLVSLLLPSWYLAGTIDQMVKIALYLINPHHFIFLSFLVAMFFSMLLGTTVGTLSAIGIPILGTAAVLHLPIEIVAGALVSGAFVGDRTSPFSSSHQLLSHTVEVPVKKQWKAMLLTTIIAIGICFSLYGLFDLLYSNKLVIKSHTFVWGELSLITFIPPLVLIGFVVCRLSIIYAFLSSILSAAIIALVKGIAFSKITSACWFGIDGLGGGFSHMFELLLFLVLAGAYNGLLEELNVIQPYLDQWLQSSRSLMSDTVKTLLATLLISVIAANQTLPIILTGRSFLPHWSNKYGKEELVRVMGDSTMLFPGMVPWSVLAIMCSTIVGIPLSEYLPYAFFLWGLPFLTLLSSFLKQVLLRKGKNAVTI is encoded by the coding sequence TTGTTACTACTTATTGTTACAATTTCAGGGGTCATCTGGTCTGTCAGTTTTCATTACCCTCTTGTTGCTGGTTTTTTTCCGGGATATGTAATATTAGTCGTACTTGCAAGAAAAAAATATAACTCTTTAAGAGTTATACTTCAAATTAGTGTAACAGGAATCCAAAAAACAAAAATTGTCATTATTATCCTTTCTTTAGTTAGTCTTTTACTACCTTCATGGTATTTAGCAGGCACGATTGATCAGATGGTTAAGATTGCACTTTACCTAATTAATCCACACCATTTCATTTTTCTATCATTCCTGGTCGCCATGTTTTTCTCGATGCTTCTTGGTACAACAGTTGGTACGTTAAGTGCGATTGGCATCCCTATTTTAGGCACTGCTGCAGTCCTTCACCTTCCAATTGAAATAGTCGCAGGTGCATTGGTGTCTGGTGCTTTTGTTGGCGATCGAACATCGCCGTTTTCAAGCAGTCATCAATTATTATCACATACTGTTGAAGTGCCGGTAAAAAAACAGTGGAAAGCTATGCTATTGACTACGATTATAGCCATAGGAATTTGTTTTAGTTTATATGGTCTTTTTGACTTGCTTTATTCAAACAAGTTAGTAATAAAATCCCATACATTTGTTTGGGGTGAACTTTCTTTAATTACTTTTATTCCACCTCTTGTATTAATCGGATTTGTGGTTTGTCGCTTAAGTATTATTTATGCATTCCTTTCTAGTATTCTATCAGCAGCAATTATTGCTTTAGTAAAAGGGATTGCTTTTTCAAAGATAACTTCAGCCTGTTGGTTCGGAATTGATGGTCTGGGTGGAGGATTTTCTCATATGTTTGAATTACTGCTATTTCTCGTATTGGCGGGGGCTTATAATGGATTGTTAGAAGAGTTGAATGTCATTCAGCCTTACTTAGATCAGTGGCTTCAGTCTTCCCGTTCATTGATGAGTGATACAGTTAAAACACTTCTGGCAACATTACTAATCAGTGTAATAGCTGCTAATCAAACACTACCAATCATCTTAACTGGGAGATCTTTTTTACCACATTGGTCAAATAAGTATGGAAAAGAAGAGCTAGTAAGGGTGATGGGTGATTCAACGATGTTATTTCCAGGGATGGTCCCGTGGAGTGTTCTTGCCATCATGTGTAGTACGATTGTTGGTATCCCCTTAAGTGAATACCTACCATATGCATTCTTTTTATGGGGATTGCCATTTCTAACCCTCTTATCCTCATTTTTGAAACAAGTCCTTTTACGTAAAGGAAAAAATGCTGTAACTATTTAA
- a CDS encoding YitT family protein — MINKLAIIGFGSTMLGIGINGFILPFHLINGGLFGVSLLIKYLFGFKAGIIFILLNIPVYMFAYKSDRMYFFNGLLGAILSGFMIELFFPLNGIFHLPILSSVIVGSIIIGIGVGVMLRNHISPGGMDLLALLISKWSKVNVGIIMVLMDGMIILTGLVLLQNARLLYSLIIITIVGLFATIITSYRRIHIL, encoded by the coding sequence ATGATTAATAAATTGGCTATTATCGGATTCGGCAGTACTATGCTAGGAATAGGTATTAATGGTTTTATTCTTCCTTTTCATTTAATTAATGGAGGACTCTTTGGTGTAAGCCTGTTAATAAAGTATTTATTTGGTTTTAAAGCGGGAATTATTTTTATTCTTCTAAATATCCCTGTTTATATGTTTGCTTATAAATCCGATCGAATGTATTTTTTCAACGGATTACTGGGTGCAATCCTATCTGGATTTATGATTGAATTATTTTTTCCTTTAAATGGAATATTCCATTTACCCATTTTAAGTAGTGTAATTGTTGGGTCAATTATCATTGGAATAGGTGTGGGAGTCATGCTAAGAAACCATATTAGTCCAGGTGGCATGGATTTACTTGCACTATTAATTTCTAAGTGGTCTAAAGTAAATGTAGGTATCATTATGGTATTGATGGATGGCATGATCATTCTAACTGGGCTTGTTCTTCTCCAAAATGCTAGACTTCTTTATTCGTTGATTATCATTACAATTGTAGGTCTTTTTGCCACGATTATTACTTCCTATCGTAGAATTCATATACTTTAG
- a CDS encoding HAMP domain-containing sensor histidine kinase — translation MFKQVRTKLTISYTLSLVIILILFIGLLYLLISHEINEKQRKDLTNYYAKEKAEMIEELYERDHHGLEYEPNRSIFYYVYNKQGEFVFGEETIQTFSNWLNQNKGIGGESFSQRITWKQRHLLFIKEPLESYGYIILGMDITSENHLIQNITWTLVVLTLMFSLLYAFLGYYFAGQAIKPIKSAFQKQEKFVSDASHELRTPLSIFYSSIDLLLKEEEKNLSNYGIEVLQDVKTEANLMSNLINSLLELARSDNNQLILDMKRVHLSDLLFSIYTRFSRKITTQIQFVQNIQNSVYLICDAIRIQQLLYILLDNALCYTKEGMITLSLKIEGNKRILLRIQVVAFHLRMLHIFLTVFIEQIYQEKREALG, via the coding sequence ATGTTTAAGCAGGTTCGAACAAAACTAACCATTAGTTATACGTTATCACTCGTCATCATACTTATTTTGTTTATTGGCTTGTTATATCTTTTAATTTCACATGAAATAAATGAAAAACAAAGAAAAGACCTTACCAATTATTATGCCAAAGAGAAAGCAGAAATGATTGAGGAACTATATGAAAGAGACCACCATGGCTTGGAATATGAACCTAATCGATCAATCTTCTATTATGTGTACAATAAACAGGGTGAGTTTGTATTTGGGGAGGAAACCATTCAAACCTTCTCCAATTGGCTTAATCAAAATAAAGGAATAGGTGGAGAGTCATTTTCTCAAAGAATAACGTGGAAACAACGTCACCTACTTTTTATTAAAGAACCACTTGAAAGCTATGGATATATCATACTTGGTATGGATATTACGAGCGAGAATCACCTAATACAAAATATTACTTGGACTTTGGTTGTGTTAACTCTAATGTTTAGTCTTTTATATGCCTTTCTAGGCTATTATTTTGCTGGACAAGCCATAAAACCAATAAAAAGTGCCTTTCAGAAGCAAGAAAAATTTGTTTCAGATGCCTCGCACGAGTTAAGGACGCCACTTAGTATTTTTTATAGCTCAATTGATTTGCTTTTAAAAGAGGAAGAGAAAAACTTAAGCAACTATGGTATAGAAGTTCTCCAGGATGTTAAAACAGAAGCAAACCTAATGAGCAATTTAATTAATAGTCTCTTAGAGTTAGCTAGAAGTGACAATAACCAATTGATTTTAGACATGAAGAGGGTTCATTTGTCTGATTTATTGTTTTCTATTTATACAAGGTTTTCTAGAAAAATAACTACTCAAATTCAATTTGTGCAAAATATCCAAAATAGTGTTTATCTCATTTGTGATGCAATACGAATTCAGCAATTGCTTTACATTTTATTGGATAATGCCTTGTGTTATACAAAAGAAGGAATGATTACTCTTTCCTTAAAAATAGAAGGAAATAAAAGGATTCTGTTGAGGATACAGGTAGTGGCATTTCATCTGAGGATGCTCCATATATTTTTGACCGTTTTTATCGAGCAGATTTATCAAGAGAAAAGGGAGGCTCTGGGTTAG
- a CDS encoding FAD:protein FMN transferase gives MEEWVRYVEYEWSRFRKDNELDRLNQLKVGEEMSLSDPLFDVLKQAEAFRKKTRGLFSPYLSLQMQYHGYEQSFPFDVGSEQNQLYSLVSEEEQPPFLINSKNQTVLRVAEGQIDLGGIGKGYTVQAAAQWLKNIGRSVAGIVDGGGDITVWSDGSRVWRIGVSDPYHNEEEFAHFNIKNGGIATSNVIFRGWMQGSIRKHHILNGQTGIPADNGIIQATVISNNLLEAEVGAKVSLMVDQALIKNHLQKLNLSCSYLLVSNQGRILTG, from the coding sequence ATGGAAGAATGGGTCCGCTATGTGGAATATGAATGGTCAAGGTTTCGAAAAGACAATGAATTGGATCGTTTAAACCAATTGAAGGTAGGTGAGGAAATGAGTCTATCTGACCCTCTATTCGACGTCCTAAAACAAGCAGAAGCTTTTCGCAAGAAAACGAGGGGACTCTTTTCTCCCTATCTTTCATTACAGATGCAATATCATGGGTATGAACAATCCTTTCCATTTGATGTAGGCTCCGAACAAAACCAATTATATTCTCTAGTTTCCGAAGAAGAACAGCCACCTTTCCTGATTAATTCGAAAAACCAAACTGTTTTGCGTGTAGCTGAAGGGCAAATAGACCTTGGTGGAATTGGAAAAGGATATACCGTTCAAGCAGCAGCTCAATGGTTAAAAAACATAGGTAGATCAGTAGCTGGAATAGTGGATGGTGGTGGGGATATTACAGTATGGTCTGATGGCAGTAGGGTTTGGAGAATTGGAGTGAGCGATCCCTATCATAATGAGGAGGAATTTGCCCATTTCAATATAAAAAATGGAGGCATCGCTACCTCCAATGTTATTTTTCGAGGCTGGATGCAAGGATCAATACGCAAACACCATATCTTAAATGGACAAACAGGTATACCTGCAGACAACGGTATTATACAAGCGACAGTTATTTCCAATAACCTCCTTGAAGCAGAGGTAGGTGCCAAAGTAAGTCTTATGGTGGATCAAGCTTTAATTAAGAATCATTTACAAAAATTAAATCTAAGCTGTTCTTATCTACTAGTAAGTAATCAAGGAAGAATACTGACTGGATAA
- a CDS encoding S1C family serine protease produces MDRLNENEFERNDSNSSEMTENINASVSTEFENREGNSNAVDATFGARGNEYERENVQPIKSENEAHEVMPPISEQTRPTNQPRGENRKKRNVKGLASTLAAGIVGSVLTLAVLPHTDYLKNLYPDVENPQVNTAGQSGNTVSSVKSVTAQPTAASSNSIADTVEKISKAIVGIVNFQQQQNNFYENQNSSQSVESGSGSGVIFQKNKDIAYIVTNNHVVEGASKLEISLYDGEKTTAEVVGTDALTDLAVLKIDAKYVTSTADFGDSSTLRPGDQVYAIGNPLGLNLSRTVTQGIVSATNRSISVTTSAGNWDTNVIQTDAAINPGNSGGALINPQGQVIGINSLKISESGVEGLGFAIPSNDLIPIVNQLIKNGKIDRPYLGVGLADLEEVPQMYWQNLPNNVKKGVMVMNIDPNSTAAKAGFKPKDIIVSMNGNAIANSSDLRKYLYSKVQTGDSIKFEVYRDGKLITLHAKLVNNSGA; encoded by the coding sequence ATGGATCGTTTGAATGAAAATGAATTCGAAAGAAATGATTCTAACTCATCTGAGATGACTGAAAATATAAATGCAAGTGTTTCTACAGAATTTGAAAATAGAGAAGGAAATTCGAATGCGGTTGACGCGACTTTTGGTGCGAGGGGGAACGAATACGAGAGGGAAAATGTACAACCAATAAAATCTGAAAATGAAGCCCATGAAGTCATGCCCCCGATAAGCGAGCAGACTCGTCCTACCAATCAACCAAGGGGAGAAAATCGTAAGAAACGAAATGTAAAAGGGCTTGCTTCTACCCTGGCAGCAGGAATAGTTGGATCTGTTTTGACCTTGGCTGTTCTGCCACATACAGATTATTTAAAAAACCTATATCCAGATGTAGAAAATCCGCAAGTAAACACTGCGGGGCAGAGTGGAAATACTGTTTCATCAGTAAAATCCGTTACTGCGCAACCTACTGCTGCTTCATCAAATTCTATAGCAGATACAGTAGAAAAGATTTCAAAAGCAATTGTCGGTATCGTCAATTTCCAGCAACAGCAGAACAACTTTTACGAAAACCAAAATTCATCCCAAAGTGTGGAAAGTGGATCTGGTTCGGGTGTTATTTTTCAAAAAAATAAAGACATCGCTTATATTGTTACCAATAATCACGTTGTTGAAGGAGCATCAAAACTTGAAATTTCATTGTATGATGGAGAAAAGACAACCGCAGAAGTAGTTGGAACAGATGCGCTTACAGATCTTGCAGTATTAAAAATTGATGCCAAATATGTCACTTCAACAGCAGACTTTGGAGATTCATCTACACTTCGCCCAGGTGACCAGGTATATGCGATTGGAAATCCACTTGGCTTGAATCTCTCAAGAACTGTTACTCAAGGAATTGTTAGTGCAACTAACCGGAGTATTTCTGTCACTACTTCAGCAGGAAATTGGGATACAAATGTTATTCAGACTGATGCAGCGATTAATCCTGGGAACAGTGGAGGTGCATTAATCAATCCACAAGGACAGGTAATTGGTATTAATAGCTTAAAAATCTCAGAGAGCGGTGTAGAAGGATTAGGTTTTGCAATCCCTAGTAATGATCTCATTCCTATTGTGAATCAATTAATTAAAAATGGTAAGATTGATCGACCATACCTAGGAGTAGGACTTGCAGATTTAGAGGAAGTACCACAAATGTATTGGCAAAACCTACCGAATAATGTGAAAAAAGGTGTTATGGTTATGAACATTGATCCAAATTCTACAGCAGCAAAGGCAGGATTCAAACCAAAAGATATCATTGTATCAATGAATGGAAATGCCATTGCGAATTCATCTGATTTAAGAAAATATCTGTACTCAAAGGTTCAAACAGGTGATTCCATTAAATTTGAAGTATATCGTGACGGGAAGCTTATCACATTACATGCAAAATTAGTCAATAATAGTGGTGCATAA